The Larus michahellis chromosome 2, bLarMic1.1, whole genome shotgun sequence genome window below encodes:
- the LOC141738464 gene encoding secreted Ly-6/uPAR-related protein 1-like — translation MKTFLVGLLLGLAYVELAQSLRCYTCKDPTDIAECRTATLCPPKATVCTTTLHSVDTGYPFFGNITVTRSCEEECISYNGIGANKPKSCCYTDLCTDDTRTINGVGRSSAALGLMAMVVGTLLRYAL, via the exons ATGAAGACATTTCTGGTTGGGCTCCTGCTTGGCCTGGCATACGTGGAGTTGG CCCAGTCCTTACGATGTTACACGTGCAAGGATCCAACAGACATTGCTGAGTGCAGAACAGCCACCCTGTGCCCCCCGAAAGCCACCGTGTGTACAACAACGCTGCATTCCGTAGACACAG GTTATCCCTTTTTTGGCAACATCACCGTAACCAGAAGCTGTGAGGAAGAATGCATCTCCTATAATGGAATAGGGGCAAACAAACCCAAGTCATGCTGCTACACTGATCTCTGCACCGATGACACCAGAACCATCAACGGGGTGGGAAGGAGTTCTGCAGCACTGGGTCTGATGGCCATGGTCGTTGGCACACTCCTCCGGTACGCTCTGTAA